The proteins below come from a single Oscillospiraceae bacterium genomic window:
- a CDS encoding ROK family protein — protein sequence MSKYTIGIDLGGTTMTAGLVNEKFEVVGKVTWATRLPRPAQDLEKALADLCRTVARENKVDFADIRYVGIGTPGSVNFTTGFVGFNTNFGYYDWNLGPDMENLLGCKVYVENDANAAAFGEYIAGGAKGYRDAVIITLGTGIGSGIILNGKILRGFNFAAGEMGHNVIVKDGIQCTCGRKGCWERYASASALTRETKKAMQENKNTIMWQMTQDIDHVNAKLAFDAAAKGDETAQKVVDSWIEYVGVGIANVINTFEPEVICIGGGVSNQGEVLLAPVRAYAENETRNITTGKFPAICACTLRNDAGVIGAAALENSI from the coding sequence ATGAGCAAGTATACGATTGGTATTGATCTGGGCGGCACCACGATGACCGCCGGTCTGGTCAACGAAAAATTTGAGGTTGTCGGCAAGGTGACCTGGGCCACCCGTCTGCCCCGCCCGGCGCAGGATCTTGAGAAGGCTCTGGCAGACCTGTGCCGCACTGTGGCGCGCGAGAACAAGGTGGACTTTGCGGACATCCGCTATGTCGGCATCGGCACCCCGGGCAGCGTGAACTTCACCACCGGCTTTGTCGGCTTCAACACGAACTTCGGGTACTATGACTGGAACCTTGGCCCGGATATGGAAAATCTGCTGGGCTGCAAGGTCTATGTGGAAAACGATGCCAACGCTGCCGCGTTCGGTGAGTACATTGCGGGCGGCGCCAAGGGCTATCGTGATGCCGTCATCATCACGCTCGGCACCGGCATCGGCAGCGGCATTATCCTGAACGGCAAGATCCTGCGCGGCTTCAATTTTGCCGCCGGTGAGATGGGCCACAATGTCATCGTCAAGGACGGCATCCAGTGTACCTGTGGCCGCAAGGGCTGCTGGGAGCGCTATGCCTCCGCCAGCGCCCTGACCCGCGAGACTAAGAAGGCCATGCAGGAAAACAAGAACACCATCATGTGGCAGATGACGCAGGACATCGACCATGTCAATGCCAAGCTGGCCTTTGACGCCGCCGCCAAGGGGGACGAGACCGCACAAAAGGTCGTGGACAGCTGGATCGAGTATGTGGGCGTTGGCATTGCCAATGTCATCAACACCTTTGAGCCGGAGGTCATCTGCATCGGCGGCGGCGTTTCCAATCAGGGCGAGGTCCTGCTGGCACCTGTCCGCGCATATGCTGAGAATGAGACCCGCAACATCACCACCGGCAAGTTCCCGGCTATCTGTGCCTGCACGCTGCGCAACGATGCCGGCGTGATCGGTGCGGCGGCTCTGGAAAATTCTATTTGA
- the hprK gene encoding HPr(Ser) kinase/phosphatase, with protein MSEFSVSLAKLAEEANLTIAYTPCELEKIQVTATEVYRPGILLAGYYENFDSKRIQIIGLTEMSYLDELTTTLRKTHLEKLFSFQPPAVVLSRGMQPLSEMMQYGKKYGVPILMSTEMTSALMGQLITTLNTELAPRITRHGVLVEVYGEGILILGDSGVGKSETAIELVKRGHRLIADDAVELRRVSYRKILGTAPANIRHFIELRGIGIINVARVFGIGSVRSSVEVEMVVQLEPWDRTKNYDRTGLETEYYDILGVKVPSMLIPVMPGRNLAVILETAAINNRQKEMGYNAAKELLTQLGLQDDITK; from the coding sequence GTGTCTGAGTTCTCCGTTTCCCTGGCAAAGCTGGCTGAGGAAGCCAACCTGACGATCGCCTACACCCCCTGTGAGCTGGAAAAGATCCAGGTCACGGCAACGGAGGTGTACCGCCCGGGCATCCTGCTGGCCGGTTACTATGAAAATTTCGACAGCAAGCGCATCCAGATCATCGGCCTGACCGAGATGTCCTATCTGGATGAATTGACCACCACCTTGCGCAAAACCCATCTGGAAAAGCTTTTCTCCTTCCAGCCGCCCGCTGTGGTGCTGAGCCGCGGCATGCAGCCGCTGTCAGAGATGATGCAGTACGGCAAAAAGTACGGTGTGCCGATTCTGATGTCTACCGAGATGACCTCCGCCCTGATGGGCCAGCTCATCACGACGCTGAACACCGAGCTGGCACCCCGCATCACCCGCCACGGCGTACTGGTGGAGGTCTACGGCGAGGGCATCCTGATCCTCGGTGATTCCGGTGTCGGCAAGAGCGAAACCGCCATTGAGCTGGTCAAGCGCGGCCACCGTCTCATTGCGGACGATGCCGTTGAGCTGCGCAGGGTCTCCTACCGCAAGATCCTCGGCACGGCACCCGCCAACATCCGCCACTTTATTGAACTGCGCGGCATCGGCATCATCAATGTTGCCCGCGTGTTCGGCATCGGCTCGGTGCGCTCCAGTGTGGAGGTTGAGATGGTCGTCCAGCTTGAGCCGTGGGATCGCACGAAGAACTACGACCGCACGGGTCTTGAGACAGAGTATTATGACATTCTCGGCGTCAAGGTGCCCAGTATGCTGATCCCCGTTATGCCGGGCCGTAATCTGGCGGTCATTCTGGAAACGGCGGCCATCAACAACCGCCAGAAGGAGATGGGCTATAACGCTGCCAAGGAGCTGCTGACCCAGCTGGGCCTGCAGGACGATATTACAAAGTAA
- a CDS encoding PHP domain-containing protein: MQMIADLHTHTLCATHAYNTFAEMAAAAKALGYCALAVTDHAPAMPDAPHAWHFGNWSAMPRTMDGVVILYGAEANVMDTKGGLDLSQSQLKAQDWVVASIHSTCVPGLLTRREADRLWLAVAENPYVDCIGHSEQENYRYDYDLVTRAFAKNHKVVELNGNSFNVRKDGIPNMRALLAACLANGCRIAVDSDAHSTYQLQHGLCALYAMLEEMQFPQELIVNATRENLVRELQLHGKPCAEEVGGILL, encoded by the coding sequence ATGCAGATGATTGCAGACCTGCACACCCACACGCTGTGCGCCACCCACGCCTACAACACCTTTGCGGAGATGGCCGCTGCCGCCAAGGCACTGGGCTATTGCGCCCTCGCCGTGACGGATCACGCCCCCGCGATGCCCGATGCACCGCATGCATGGCATTTCGGAAACTGGAGCGCCATGCCCCGCACCATGGACGGTGTGGTGATCCTCTACGGTGCCGAGGCCAATGTCATGGATACCAAGGGCGGGCTGGATCTTTCGCAAAGCCAGCTCAAGGCGCAGGACTGGGTCGTGGCGTCCATCCACAGCACCTGTGTGCCGGGGCTTCTGACCCGCAGGGAGGCAGATCGTCTCTGGCTGGCTGTGGCCGAAAACCCTTATGTGGACTGTATCGGCCATTCCGAGCAGGAAAACTACCGCTATGACTACGACCTTGTCACCAGAGCGTTTGCTAAAAACCACAAGGTCGTGGAGCTCAACGGCAACTCATTCAATGTCCGCAAGGACGGCATCCCCAATATGCGGGCGCTGTTGGCCGCATGCCTTGCCAACGGCTGCCGCATTGCGGTGGACAGCGATGCCCACAGCACATACCAGCTGCAGCACGGCCTGTGTGCCCTGTATGCCATGCTGGAGGAAATGCAATTCCCGCAGGAGCTGATCGTGAACGCAACGCGGGAAAATCTGGTTCGTGAATTACAACTGCACGGTAAGCCCTGTGCAGAAGAAGTAGGAGGAATTTTGTTATGA
- the murB gene encoding UDP-N-acetylmuramate dehydrogenase — protein sequence MQEKTITALCDALTRQQLPFVQGEPLAAHTTFRIGGPAVFWCAPQNAEQLRETLRLCRENGVRVYLLGNGSNTLFDDAGFDGAVVDMRGLSQMEYSDAGTDVVRITAGAGQTLGRLCSKAQSLDLTGLEFACGIPGTVGGAVYMNAGAYGGEMKDVLESVTFLDDTLELRVLSAKDLAMGYRTSVFEQHPDWCILSATVVLHRGNGAEVLARMKELLGKRREKQPLEWPSAGSTFKRPAGAFAGKLIEDCGLCGFTVGGAQISEKHCGFVINRGGATCADVVELTEQVSRIVKEKTGFVLEREIRVVK from the coding sequence ATGCAGGAAAAGACGATCACAGCACTGTGCGATGCACTGACAAGGCAGCAGCTGCCCTTTGTGCAGGGGGAGCCGCTCGCGGCTCATACGACCTTTCGGATCGGCGGCCCGGCGGTGTTCTGGTGCGCGCCGCAGAATGCAGAGCAGCTGCGTGAAACGCTGCGCCTCTGCCGTGAAAACGGTGTGCGGGTCTACCTGCTGGGCAATGGCTCCAACACACTGTTTGATGATGCGGGCTTTGACGGCGCAGTAGTGGATATGCGCGGACTTTCCCAGATGGAATATTCCGATGCAGGCACCGATGTGGTGCGCATTACCGCCGGGGCCGGCCAGACCCTGGGCCGCCTGTGCAGCAAGGCACAGTCGCTTGACCTGACCGGGCTGGAGTTTGCCTGCGGCATCCCCGGCACGGTGGGCGGTGCCGTCTATATGAACGCCGGTGCCTACGGCGGGGAAATGAAGGATGTGCTGGAGAGCGTGACCTTTCTGGACGACACGCTTGAGCTGCGTGTGCTGTCGGCAAAGGATCTAGCCATGGGCTACCGCACCAGCGTGTTTGAACAGCACCCCGACTGGTGCATCCTGTCGGCTACGGTCGTGCTGCACCGCGGCAACGGTGCGGAGGTTCTGGCCCGGATGAAGGAGCTTCTCGGCAAGCGCAGGGAAAAGCAGCCCCTTGAGTGGCCCAGCGCCGGCAGCACCTTCAAGCGCCCGGCGGGGGCCTTTGCAGGCAAGCTGATCGAGGACTGCGGTCTCTGTGGCTTCACTGTGGGCGGTGCGCAGATCAGCGAAAAGCACTGCGGGTTTGTCATCAACCGCGGCGGTGCGACCTGCGCCGATGTGGTGGAGCTGACCGAGCAGGTCAGCCGTATCGTTAAGGAAAAGACCGGCTTCGTGCTGGAACGCGAGATCCGCGTGGTAAAATAA